Proteins encoded by one window of Salvia splendens isolate huo1 chromosome 7, SspV2, whole genome shotgun sequence:
- the LOC121810482 gene encoding extensin-like, with translation MARGTPPPDVGAEGCGQWRWVIRQGPTSEQDVPKPTDAKRWVIRQGPTSEQDVPKPTDAKRWVIRQGPTSEQDVPKPTDAKRWVIRQGPTSEQDVPKPTDAKRWVISQGPTSEQDVPKPTDAMRWVIRQGPTSEQDVPKPTDAKRWVIRQGPTSEQDVPKPTDAKCWVIRQGPTSEQDVPKPTDAKTRRYLI, from the exons ATGGCTAGAGGAACACCACCGCCTGACGTTGGAGCTGAGGGGTGCGGTCAATGG CGTTGGGTAATCCGCCAAGGGCCCACTTCAGAGCAAGATGTTCCAAAGCCAACCGATGCAAAG CGTTGGGTAATCCGCCAAGGGCCTACTTCAGAGCAAGATGTTCCAAAGCCAACCGATGCAAAG CGTTGGGTAATCCGCCAAGGGCCCACTTCAGAGCAAGATGTTCCAAAGCCAACCGATGCAAAG CGTTGGGTAATCCGCCAAGGGCCCACTTCAGAGCAAGATGTTCCAAAGCCAACCGATGCAAAG CGTTGGGTAATCAGCCAAGGGCCTACTTCAGAGCAAGATGTTCCAAAGCCAACCGATGCAATG CGTTGGGTAATCCGCCAAGGGCCCACTTCAGAGCAAGATGTTCCAAAGCCAACCGATGCGAAG CGTTGGGTAATCCGCCAAGGGCCTACTTCAGAGCAAGATGTTCCAAAGCCAACCGATGCAAAG TGTTGGGTAATTCGCCAAGGGCCAACTTCAGAGCAAGATGTTCCAAAGCCAACTGATGCAAAG ACTAGGCGCTATTTGATATAG